In one window of Microscilla marina ATCC 23134 DNA:
- a CDS encoding helix-turn-helix domain-containing protein yields the protein MGKDSGQKDITLRFIEVYNHLAEINPVYRNKSEFARQMNEHVQTLNAVLNGRRETSITFLNKLFHTFKVNPLYIFFGKGNMLLPESDEFTDDNEKEVKRLEEMVRMLEKDISNKEIVITAKDETISAQKNENNTLIEQIKLLKSKTEVS from the coding sequence ATGGGGAAAGATTCTGGTCAAAAAGACATCACGCTGCGGTTTATTGAAGTATATAATCATTTGGCGGAAATCAATCCGGTCTACAGAAACAAGAGCGAGTTTGCCCGTCAGATGAACGAACACGTACAAACACTCAATGCAGTACTCAACGGACGTAGAGAAACCTCTATCACCTTTCTTAATAAGTTGTTTCACACTTTTAAAGTAAATCCTCTGTATATTTTTTTTGGTAAAGGTAATATGCTTTTACCCGAAAGTGATGAATTTACTGATGACAACGAAAAAGAAGTAAAAAGGCTGGAAGAGATGGTTAGAATGCTGGAAAAAGATATCAGCAACAAAGAAATTGTGATTACAGCTAAAGATGAAACAATTTCTGCTCAGAAAAACGAAAACAATACCTTGATAGAGCAAATAAAACTGCTTAAGTCAAAAACAGAGGTATCATAG
- a CDS encoding peptide MFS transporter produces the protein MSKSADKAFLGHPVGLAVLFFTEMWERFSYYGMRAILVLFIIAPVEKGGLGWSNVDALALYGWYTMMVYVMGIPGGIIADRWLGQKKTVLIGGLILCAGHGVLAIQNITAFYAGLVLIVIGVGGLKPNISTIVGGLYKAGDPRRDRGFTLFYIGINLGAFLSSLIVPLVASEYGWHYGFGLAGIGMLFGQILFVWGQKYLRGIGDYKPPVKIEGSNRNQPLTKVEKDRLVVLFLSFIIIIVFWGAFEQAGGLMNIYAQNKIDRIFFGWEIPAGVFQAANSFFIITLGVAVASFWATRQRKGKESSSLFKMAIGTIIMGFGFFAMAAASVQAGQEPFGKGAMIWLILAYLLHTVGELSSSPVSLSFITKLAPARYASIMMGVYFASTGFGNKLAGLVGEASQVKPINIELKASPSELKPYARITTSLAKDKNINFKGQVYMENNQVVMKNLEDNKKEITPLFELDKESSNRLRETLKEEEVTAKEPMHFKVSLSKKDKVKEGESPKGDGKNYKGTVVIDEVQNALELKTFLYITIFTTVFGLLLIIFLKKLKALTHGVEEAEASQARKNADEKEM, from the coding sequence ATCCGGTAGGGTTAGCTGTACTCTTCTTTACAGAGATGTGGGAGCGGTTCAGTTATTATGGAATGCGCGCCATTTTAGTACTTTTTATTATTGCACCAGTAGAAAAGGGCGGCTTGGGTTGGTCTAATGTTGATGCACTTGCCCTATACGGCTGGTATACTATGATGGTGTACGTAATGGGGATTCCTGGGGGTATTATTGCCGACCGATGGCTGGGGCAAAAGAAAACGGTGCTCATTGGGGGGCTGATTCTTTGTGCTGGACACGGAGTACTTGCGATCCAAAATATTACCGCTTTTTATGCAGGTTTAGTACTGATAGTCATAGGTGTTGGTGGTCTAAAGCCTAATATTTCTACCATTGTGGGTGGGCTATACAAAGCTGGTGACCCACGTCGTGACCGAGGATTTACATTATTTTATATAGGCATCAACCTGGGAGCATTCCTTTCTTCGCTGATTGTACCTTTGGTAGCCAGTGAATATGGTTGGCATTATGGTTTTGGTTTGGCTGGTATAGGCATGTTATTTGGTCAAATATTGTTTGTTTGGGGGCAAAAATACCTGAGGGGTATTGGAGACTACAAACCACCTGTAAAAATAGAAGGCTCTAATCGTAACCAGCCACTGACTAAAGTAGAGAAAGACCGTTTAGTAGTATTATTCCTGTCATTCATTATTATTATAGTATTCTGGGGTGCTTTTGAGCAAGCAGGTGGCTTAATGAATATTTACGCTCAAAACAAAATTGACCGGATATTCTTTGGCTGGGAAATACCTGCTGGTGTATTTCAAGCTGCCAACTCATTCTTTATCATTACATTAGGAGTAGCAGTTGCCAGCTTTTGGGCAACTCGCCAACGCAAAGGCAAAGAGTCGTCTTCCTTATTTAAAATGGCCATAGGAACCATTATCATGGGATTTGGTTTTTTTGCAATGGCGGCCGCTTCAGTACAAGCTGGCCAGGAACCATTTGGTAAAGGCGCCATGATTTGGTTAATTCTGGCATATTTACTCCATACTGTTGGTGAGCTGTCTTCTTCTCCTGTATCTCTGTCGTTTATTACCAAACTTGCCCCAGCACGCTACGCTTCTATTATGATGGGGGTTTACTTTGCTTCTACCGGCTTTGGTAATAAGCTGGCCGGATTGGTAGGTGAAGCGTCACAGGTAAAGCCTATCAACATCGAATTAAAGGCCTCACCCAGTGAGCTAAAGCCTTACGCCCGCATTACTACATCGCTTGCGAAGGACAAAAACATCAACTTTAAGGGGCAAGTATACATGGAAAACAACCAAGTGGTAATGAAAAACCTTGAAGACAACAAAAAAGAAATTACTCCTCTCTTTGAGTTAGATAAAGAAAGTTCAAATCGCCTGCGTGAAACCCTGAAAGAAGAAGAGGTAACCGCTAAAGAACCCATGCACTTTAAAGTTAGTTTGTCGAAAAAAGACAAAGTAAAAGAGGGTGAATCACCTAAAGGCGATGGAAAAAATTATAAAGGTACTGTGGTAATAGATGAGGTGCAAAATGCGCTGGAACTAAAAACCTTCTTATACATCACTATATTTACTACCGTATTTGGCTTACTGCTGATTATCTTCCTGAAAAAACTGAAGGCACTGACCCACGGTGTAGAAGAAGCAGAAGCAAGTCAAGCAAGAAAGAACGCTGATGAAAAAGAAATGTAA